In Ipomoea triloba cultivar NCNSP0323 chromosome 15, ASM357664v1, one genomic interval encodes:
- the LOC116007354 gene encoding uncharacterized protein LOC116007354, whose product MGREVASLRIDKKANVANLKPNCTGYGTVDINGSEALGRDANIEDCREKQDVLSVKITNCEAGEPEGKVVKADTLKLSDKKSNSTVKPASESAIVDATLDTNPDMLKSPGPGLVAKHHANGVEATDTGSNCSSKSNDLHSPLSAKRSQV is encoded by the coding sequence ATGGGGAGGGAGGTTGCCAGCTTACGTATCGACAAGAAAGCCAATGTTGCCAATTTAAAACCAAATTGTACTGGTTATGGAACAGTTGACATTAATGGCTCGGAGGCACTTGGAAGAGACGCGAATATTGAGGATTGCCGTGAGAAGCAAGATGTGCTATCTGTTAAGATCACAAATTGTGAGGCCGGTGAGCCTGAGGGAAAAGTTGTGAAAGCTGACACTCTAAAGTTGAGTGATAAGAAGTCGAACTCAACCGTGAAGCCTGCCTCGGAGTCTGCTATTGTAGATGCAACTTTAGACACAAACCCTGATATGTTGAAGTCCCCCGGCCCTGGTCTTGTTGCCAAGCATCATGCTAACGGTGTTGAGGCTACTGATACTGGTTCGAACTGCTCTTCGAAATCAAATGATCTGCACTCCCCGTTGAGTGCAAAAAGGTCACAGGTATAG
- the LOC116006187 gene encoding protein WVD2-like 2 isoform X1, which produces MGREVASLRIDKKANVANLKPNCTGYGTVDINGSEALGRDANIEDCREKQDVLSVKITNCEAGEPEGKVVKADTLKLSDKKSNSTVKPASESAIVDATLDTNPDMLKSPGPGLVAKHHANGVEATDTGSNCSSKSNDLHSPLSAKRSQQTPLVSRKLQQLDDRKHHDEEDIWSLASSLYSAAASVRTLRSKITVPVAPTFKSADRAARRREFYSKLEEKHKALEAEKQECAARTKEEEEAVIKQLRKNMVYKANPVPSFYHEGPPPKAELKKLPLTRAKSPNLTRRKSCSDAVVSPEVKQVCGRGRHSIGAYRQGNTSAVTPKSKGPVNGENGNGTSSAKPVKVTRRTPAKGRKETPANDSPAKETNASPTNDVKETPAEEVKESNCAVIDFQASGHIAAQS; this is translated from the exons ATGGGGAGGGAGGTTGCCAGCTTACGTATCGACAAGAAAGCCAATGTTGCCAATTTAAAACCAAATTGTACTGGTTATGGAACAGTTGACATTAATGGCTCGGAGGCACTTGGAAGAGACGCGAATATTGAGGATTGCCGTGAGAAGCAAGATGTGCTATCTGTTAAGATCACAAATTGTGAGGCCGGTGAGCCTGAGGGAAAAGTTGTGAAAGCTGACACTCTAAAGTTGAGTGATAAGAAGTCGAACTCAACCGTGAAGCCTGCCTCGGAGTCTGCTATTGTAGATGCAACTTTAGACACAAACCCTGATATGTTGAAGTCCCCCGGCCCTGGTCTTGTTGCCAAGCATCATGCTAACGGTGTTGAGGCTACTGATACTGGTTCGAACTGCTCTTCGAAATCAAATGATCTGCACTCCCCGTTGAGTGCAAAAAGGTCACAG CAAACTCCACTGGTGTCAAGAAAACTGCAGCAGCTGGATGATAGGAAACACCATGACGAAGAAGATATTTGGTCCTTGGCTTCTTC CTTGTATAGTGCTGCAGCATCTGTGAGAACTCTCAGGTCTAAAATCACTGTTCCAGTTGCTCCAACTTTTAAATCTGCAGATCGAGCTGCAAGACGCAGAGAG TTTTACTCAAAGTTGGAGGAAAAACACAAAGCTTTGGAAGCAGAGAAACAAGAATGTGCTGCCAGAACTAAG GAAGAAGAGGAAGCAGTTATAAAGCAGCTTAGAAAGAACATGGTCTATAAGGCAAATCCAGTTCCAAGCTTTTACCACGAAGGACCTCCACCAAAAGCCGAACTTAAGAAA CTACCTCTCACTCGTGCAAAATCGCCCAACCTTACACGGAGAAAAAGCTGCAGTGATGCTGTCGTTTCTCCAGAAGTGAAGCAAGTTTGTGGTCGGGGTCGTCACAGCATTGGCGCGTACAGGCAAGGGAACACGAGCGCCGTAACTCCCAAAAGTAAAGGCCCGGTGAACGGAGAGAATGGTAATGGAACTAGCAGTGCCAAACCAGTAAAGGTTACAAGGAGAACTCCAGCCAAGGGGAGAAAGGAAACTCCTGCAAACGACTCGCCAGCGAAGGAAACGAATGCAAGTCCAACTAACGACGTAAAGGAAACTCCAGCCGAAGAGGTAAAGGAAAGTAATTGTGCTGTTATAGATTTTCAGGCGAGCGGGCATATTGCTGCTCAATCATGA
- the LOC116006187 gene encoding protein WVD2-like 2 isoform X2, with translation MGREVASLRIDKKANVANLKPNCTGYGTVDINGSEALGRDANIEDCREKQDVLSVKITNCEAGEPEGKVVKADTLKLSDKKSNSTVKPASESAIVDATLDTNPDMLKSPGPGLVAKHHANGVEATDTGSNCSSKSNDLHSPLSAKRSQQTPLVSRKLQQLDDRKHHDEEDIWSLASSAAASVRTLRSKITVPVAPTFKSADRAARRREFYSKLEEKHKALEAEKQECAARTKEEEEAVIKQLRKNMVYKANPVPSFYHEGPPPKAELKKLPLTRAKSPNLTRRKSCSDAVVSPEVKQVCGRGRHSIGAYRQGNTSAVTPKSKGPVNGENGNGTSSAKPVKVTRRTPAKGRKETPANDSPAKETNASPTNDVKETPAEEVKESNCAVIDFQASGHIAAQS, from the exons ATGGGGAGGGAGGTTGCCAGCTTACGTATCGACAAGAAAGCCAATGTTGCCAATTTAAAACCAAATTGTACTGGTTATGGAACAGTTGACATTAATGGCTCGGAGGCACTTGGAAGAGACGCGAATATTGAGGATTGCCGTGAGAAGCAAGATGTGCTATCTGTTAAGATCACAAATTGTGAGGCCGGTGAGCCTGAGGGAAAAGTTGTGAAAGCTGACACTCTAAAGTTGAGTGATAAGAAGTCGAACTCAACCGTGAAGCCTGCCTCGGAGTCTGCTATTGTAGATGCAACTTTAGACACAAACCCTGATATGTTGAAGTCCCCCGGCCCTGGTCTTGTTGCCAAGCATCATGCTAACGGTGTTGAGGCTACTGATACTGGTTCGAACTGCTCTTCGAAATCAAATGATCTGCACTCCCCGTTGAGTGCAAAAAGGTCACAG CAAACTCCACTGGTGTCAAGAAAACTGCAGCAGCTGGATGATAGGAAACACCATGACGAAGAAGATATTTGGTCCTTGGCTTCTTC TGCTGCAGCATCTGTGAGAACTCTCAGGTCTAAAATCACTGTTCCAGTTGCTCCAACTTTTAAATCTGCAGATCGAGCTGCAAGACGCAGAGAG TTTTACTCAAAGTTGGAGGAAAAACACAAAGCTTTGGAAGCAGAGAAACAAGAATGTGCTGCCAGAACTAAG GAAGAAGAGGAAGCAGTTATAAAGCAGCTTAGAAAGAACATGGTCTATAAGGCAAATCCAGTTCCAAGCTTTTACCACGAAGGACCTCCACCAAAAGCCGAACTTAAGAAA CTACCTCTCACTCGTGCAAAATCGCCCAACCTTACACGGAGAAAAAGCTGCAGTGATGCTGTCGTTTCTCCAGAAGTGAAGCAAGTTTGTGGTCGGGGTCGTCACAGCATTGGCGCGTACAGGCAAGGGAACACGAGCGCCGTAACTCCCAAAAGTAAAGGCCCGGTGAACGGAGAGAATGGTAATGGAACTAGCAGTGCCAAACCAGTAAAGGTTACAAGGAGAACTCCAGCCAAGGGGAGAAAGGAAACTCCTGCAAACGACTCGCCAGCGAAGGAAACGAATGCAAGTCCAACTAACGACGTAAAGGAAACTCCAGCCGAAGAGGTAAAGGAAAGTAATTGTGCTGTTATAGATTTTCAGGCGAGCGGGCATATTGCTGCTCAATCATGA
- the LOC116007668 gene encoding uncharacterized protein LOC116007668, with the protein MAHSNVSNQFLSSPFLLQPLKPRNPTFANFSLIPRFSNPISPFRSCSITASDNNAATSGGTQPMSDPPRSARTRIPRKPKRSSSSYGASRRSALKKSFTQEQVSFANPIPDDPVVGIIGGGMSGLACALYLDKRGIRSTVFDTGIHGLGGRMGTRIVDPQPLIFDHAAQFFTVTDPRFSELVNDWSNRGLVQQWLGTIGELELGGKFSPFPPSPPRYIGVNGMRPLADSILSQTHLVNVVRPCWVSELEPFNGTWHLSEKGKPCGHFDAVVIAHNGKCANRLLATSGLPLIARQMKRLELSSIWALLAAFEDPLPSTANADFVTFEGAFVKGVESVSWMANNTKKLLGSKSDGPHCWTFFSTASFGKKNKVPQESIPTATAEKVKEAMFEGVEKALGLSHGSLKRPLYTRLQLWGAALPTNTPNIPCIFDPLGRAGICGDWLLGSSLEAAALSGMALANHIADYLQSGGACPEEYAVGLHNEFQPLSGHDIGQFPGLESNGQIENSPVLQLTT; encoded by the exons ATGGCTCACTCTAACGTCTCCAACCAATTCCTCTCTTCTCCTTTCCTTCTTCAACCTCTCAAACCCCGCAACCCTACTTTCGCTAACTTCTCTTTGATTCCCCGTTTCTCCAACCCTATTTCTCCATTTCGGAGCTGCTCCATCACCGCCTCCGACAACAACGCCGCGACTTCCGGCGGAACACAGCCAATGAGCGACCCGCCCCGCAGCGCCAGGACCCGAATCCCAAGGAAACCCAAACGCTCCTCCTCCTCTTACGGAGCTTCCCGGAGGTCAGCGCTGAAAAAGAGCTTCACGCAGGAGCAGGTGAGCTTCGCGAACCCGATTCCTGATGACCCGGTGGTCGGGATTATCGGAGGTGGGATGTCTGGCTTGGCTTGCGCGCTTTACTTGGATAAGAGAGGCATCCGGTCCACCGTTTTTGATACG GGAATTCATGGATTAGGAGGAAGAATGGGTACAAGAATAGTTGATCCTCAACCGCTGATATTTGACCACGCAGCTCAGTTCTTCACTGTGACTGATCCCAGGTTCTCTGAGCTGGTTAACGATTGGTCCAACAGGGGTCTGGTTCAACAGTGGCTGGGTACAATTGGGGAGCTTGAACTAGGAGGAAAGTTCTCTCCTTTTCCACCTTCACCTCCAAGATATATTGGTGTCAATGGAATGCGCCCACTTGCAGATTCGATATTGTCCCAG ACTCATTTAGTCAATGTGGTGCGGCCTTGTTGGGTCAGTGAACTTGAGCCATTTAATGGGACATGGCACCTGAGTGAGAAGGGGAAACCTTGTGGCCACTTTGACGCAGTTGTCATTGCACATAATG GGAAATGTGCAAATCGATTGCTTGCGACATCAGGGCTTCCTCTAATAGCAAGACAAATGAAG CGACTTGAGTTGAGTTCTATATGGGCTCTCCTTGCAGCATTTGAGGATCCTCTTCCTTCAACAGCCAATGCAGATTTTGTTACCTTTGAGGGAGCCTTTGTTAAAGGGGTTGAATCTGTCTCATGGATGGCAAACAACACCAAGAAACTGTTAGGTTCCAAAAGCGATGGCCCTCACTGTTGGACATTTTTCAGCACAGCAAGCTTtggaaagaaaaacaaagttcCACAG GAAAGCATTCCAACTGCTACAGCTGAGAAAGTGAAGGAAGCCATGTTTGAGGGTGTTGAAAAAGCACTTGGACTATCACATGGATCACTTAAAAGGCCATTGTATACTCGGTTGCAATTGTG GGGTGCCGCACTTCCCACCAACACACCGAACATTCCTTGCATCTTTGATCCTCTTGGAAGAGCAGGAATATGTGGTGACTGGTTACTTGGTTCAAGTTTGGAAGCAGCAGCTTTAAGCGGGATGGCTCTTGCTAATCAT ATTGCAGATTACTTGCAAAGTGGTGGAGCTTGTCCAGAAGAGTATGCTGTTGGTTTACATAATGAATTCCAACCACTGAGTGGACATGATATTGGACAGTTTCCCGGTCTGGAATCGAATGGCCAAATCGAGAATTCCCCAGTTCTTCAACTTACGACATGA